One window of the Paracoccus zhejiangensis genome contains the following:
- a CDS encoding caspase family protein → MAALRFLLLAALAILWTGAARAADRVALVIGNSDYQAVTTLENPRNDALDLSVALEGLGFEVILGRDLTREGMQQSTRDFADAAKDAQVALFFYAGHGFQVGGQNYLVPTDARIARPEDATLQTFAMTEILAALKDSPALKLVFLDACRDNPFGATLQRDGEAGEGLARIGTEADFLFAYATQPGNVAFDGTGRNSFFSAALLHHLYTPGQPISDMMIAVRRDVMTATGGQQIPWENSSLTRQFAFDTGPPDMSQETLFYQVATGAQDDALMRLYVDLYPEGAHVGEAQSWLQTGTSTRSIERGDDAEQARRLWTLAQRSRVRPLLQFYLDRYPEGADAAQARQLLDLLPDLQDSTPAALCERLATHPRDAVAGTSGVPFERLQQNAVAAIQACSAAVTQSPNLPHYVALLARATAASGDLGRAVALYETAADRGDLRAMVSLAQLKESGNGMAVDIPGAMALYEKAAEAGSLDAMNNLAVTLFEGKDLPKDQPRALALLQRASDEGSAQATYNLGYMRLNEVIGTPPEALDFFLRAAKGGDTRGYRAAAIMLDKGGMIDRNPAEAANALLRATAEDDGTVLADLSANTGGWSSDTITQVQLKLAAAGLYTSDVDGRTGPGFTAALTGWRNGGFDAEVLGE, encoded by the coding sequence ATGGCGGCGCTGCGGTTTCTGCTTCTGGCCGCGCTGGCGATCCTGTGGACCGGCGCGGCGAGGGCGGCGGACCGCGTGGCGCTGGTCATCGGCAATTCCGACTACCAGGCTGTCACCACGCTCGAGAACCCCCGGAACGACGCGCTGGACCTGTCGGTCGCGCTCGAGGGGCTGGGCTTCGAGGTCATCCTTGGCCGCGACCTGACCCGCGAGGGGATGCAGCAATCGACCCGTGATTTCGCCGATGCCGCCAAGGATGCGCAGGTGGCGCTGTTCTTCTATGCCGGTCATGGCTTCCAGGTCGGCGGCCAGAACTACCTGGTTCCCACCGATGCCCGCATCGCCCGCCCCGAGGATGCGACCCTGCAGACCTTTGCCATGACCGAGATCCTGGCCGCGCTGAAGGACAGCCCGGCGCTGAAACTGGTGTTCCTCGATGCCTGCCGCGACAATCCCTTTGGCGCAACCCTGCAGCGGGATGGCGAGGCCGGTGAGGGTCTGGCGCGCATCGGCACCGAGGCCGATTTCCTCTTTGCCTATGCCACCCAGCCCGGCAATGTCGCCTTTGACGGGACCGGGCGGAACAGCTTCTTTTCCGCCGCGCTGCTGCACCATCTCTATACCCCGGGACAGCCGATTTCCGACATGATGATCGCGGTGCGCCGCGACGTGATGACCGCCACCGGCGGTCAGCAGATCCCGTGGGAGAACTCGTCGCTGACCCGGCAATTCGCCTTTGATACCGGCCCGCCCGACATGTCGCAGGAAACCCTGTTCTACCAGGTCGCGACCGGCGCGCAGGATGACGCGCTGATGCGGCTCTATGTCGATCTTTACCCCGAGGGTGCGCATGTGGGCGAGGCGCAAAGCTGGCTGCAGACCGGCACCAGCACCCGCTCGATCGAGCGCGGCGACGACGCCGAACAGGCGCGGCGGTTGTGGACGCTGGCGCAGCGCAGCCGGGTGCGGCCCCTGCTGCAATTCTATCTCGACCGCTATCCCGAAGGGGCCGATGCCGCGCAGGCCCGGCAATTGCTGGATCTTCTGCCCGACCTGCAGGACAGCACCCCCGCCGCATTGTGCGAACGTCTGGCGACCCATCCCCGCGATGCCGTGGCCGGGACCTCGGGCGTGCCCTTCGAGCGGCTGCAACAGAATGCCGTCGCCGCGATCCAGGCCTGCTCGGCGGCGGTGACGCAATCACCGAACCTGCCGCATTACGTCGCGCTGCTGGCGCGGGCGACGGCCGCCTCGGGCGATCTTGGGCGGGCGGTCGCGCTGTACGAAACCGCCGCCGACCGGGGCGACCTGCGCGCGATGGTCAGCCTCGCCCAGCTGAAGGAAAGCGGCAATGGCATGGCCGTCGATATCCCCGGCGCGATGGCGCTTTACGAAAAGGCCGCCGAGGCCGGCAGCCTCGATGCGATGAACAACCTCGCCGTGACCCTGTTCGAGGGCAAGGACCTGCCCAAGGACCAGCCCCGCGCATTGGCGCTGTTGCAGCGCGCCTCGGACGAGGGTTCGGCGCAGGCGACCTATAACCTTGGCTACATGCGGCTGAACGAGGTCATCGGCACCCCGCCCGAGGCGCTGGATTTCTTCCTGCGCGCGGCCAAGGGCGGCGACACCCGCGGCTATCGCGCCGCGGCGATCATGCTGGACAAGGGCGGCATGATCGACCGCAACCCCGCCGAGGCCGCCAACGCCCTGCTGCGCGCCACCGCCGAGGATGACGGCACCGTGCTGGCCGATCTCAGCGCCAATACCGGCGGCTGGTCCAGCGACACGATCACCCAGGTGCAGCTGAAGCTGGCGGCGGCGGGGCTCTACACCAGCGATGTGGATGGCCGAACGGGGCCGGGCTTCACGGCGGCGCTGACCGGCTGGCGCAATGGCGGGTTCGATGCGGAGGTGCTGGGCGAGTGA
- a CDS encoding ShlB/FhaC/HecB family hemolysin secretion/activation protein has product MAKADARQTGRAAIWRRMQLACAASLCLAAPAALSQTASSVTPDSFQPQLQDLGGSVVFSGNTGTQAPPGSDQIGITLSGVTLEGAFPQMAAANAGFEQRLTRGRIPVSELFEASSELEAAYAQAGFVLARVVLPQQSLRDGGVLRVSVIDGFVEAIDTSRTPPEIRRRIDTLTGPLLERKSITLAQLERQLLLAGDVSGVALGSALATGQRPGGTVIALEPEFRRITGFVGFDNFAPPELGSIAPDDLHGLVLNSGFELNSLLGYGETVYGRLSASPKGVLSSDPRYRVLALGGVMPIGSSGLALNLELTTSDTTPDTDEQPTRSDFDRQSFRLIYPWIRSRQMNLTSQLMLDRQTDEMNLRTSGLPAVFRDQLTVLRFGTSLAYTHQSGSFSEAGVVLSRGIDAFGARTAEDAAGTLVPLSRQGADATFTKIVGSATHQRALGERFALSMTGRFQTAFGDPLLTSEQFSIAGPNELSAFDSGDLRGDSGWVLRAELSHPRSVELRGTPFTLSPYAFAGVGEVSIERPTAVEASSESAHAIGIGLDLVSQTGSRFRSNSLRIEYGRGERDHGSDNSRVSLSGNFRF; this is encoded by the coding sequence ATGGCCAAAGCTGACGCCAGACAAACCGGCCGTGCGGCGATCTGGAGGCGGATGCAGCTGGCTTGCGCCGCCTCGCTTTGCCTCGCGGCACCGGCAGCCCTGTCGCAGACCGCAAGTTCGGTCACGCCGGACTCCTTCCAGCCGCAACTGCAGGATCTCGGCGGTTCGGTCGTGTTCAGCGGCAATACCGGGACGCAGGCGCCACCGGGATCGGACCAGATCGGCATCACCCTCTCGGGCGTGACGCTGGAGGGGGCATTTCCGCAGATGGCCGCGGCCAATGCCGGGTTCGAACAGCGGTTGACCCGTGGCCGGATTCCCGTTTCGGAGCTTTTCGAGGCCTCGAGCGAGCTCGAAGCCGCCTATGCCCAGGCCGGGTTCGTGCTGGCGCGGGTGGTGCTGCCCCAGCAGTCGCTGCGCGATGGCGGTGTCCTGCGCGTCAGCGTGATCGACGGCTTCGTCGAGGCGATCGACACCTCGCGCACGCCGCCCGAGATTCGCCGCCGCATCGATACGCTGACCGGCCCGCTGCTGGAACGCAAATCCATCACCCTCGCGCAACTGGAACGCCAGCTTCTCTTGGCCGGCGATGTCTCGGGCGTGGCGCTAGGATCGGCATTGGCCACCGGGCAGCGGCCGGGCGGCACGGTGATCGCCCTGGAGCCGGAATTCCGCCGGATCACCGGCTTTGTCGGCTTTGACAATTTCGCCCCGCCGGAACTGGGCAGCATCGCGCCCGACGACCTGCACGGGCTGGTGTTGAATTCCGGGTTCGAGTTGAACAGCCTTCTGGGCTATGGCGAGACCGTCTATGGCCGCCTGTCCGCGTCGCCCAAGGGCGTGCTGTCCAGCGATCCGCGCTATCGCGTGCTGGCACTTGGCGGGGTCATGCCCATCGGCTCGTCGGGGCTGGCGCTGAACCTCGAACTGACCACCAGCGACACCACCCCCGACACCGACGAACAGCCGACCCGCTCGGATTTCGACCGCCAGTCCTTCCGGCTGATCTATCCCTGGATCCGCTCGCGGCAGATGAACCTGACCTCGCAACTCATGCTCGACCGCCAGACCGACGAGATGAACCTGCGGACCTCGGGCCTGCCGGCGGTGTTCCGTGATCAGTTGACCGTGCTGCGCTTCGGCACCAGCCTCGCCTATACCCATCAAAGCGGCAGCTTCTCCGAGGCCGGTGTGGTCCTGTCCCGCGGCATCGATGCCTTTGGCGCGCGAACCGCCGAGGATGCCGCCGGAACGCTGGTGCCGCTGTCGCGGCAGGGGGCGGATGCGACCTTCACCAAGATCGTCGGTTCGGCCACCCATCAGCGCGCCCTTGGCGAACGCTTTGCCCTGTCGATGACCGGGCGCTTCCAGACCGCCTTCGGCGACCCGCTTCTGACCTCGGAACAGTTCAGCATCGCCGGCCCGAACGAATTGTCGGCCTTCGATTCCGGCGATCTGCGCGGTGACAGTGGCTGGGTCTTGCGGGCCGAACTGTCGCATCCCCGCTCGGTCGAGCTGCGCGGCACCCCCTTCACGCTCAGCCCCTATGCCTTTGCCGGGGTCGGCGAGGTCAGCATCGAACGGCCAACCGCGGTCGAGGCTTCGTCGGAATCGGCCCATGCCATCGGCATCGGCCTCGATCTTGTTTCGCAGACCGGATCCCGTTTCCGGTCGAATTCCCTGAGAATCGAATACGGAAGAGGAGAGCGCGATCATGGCTCGGACAATTCTCGCGTCAGTCTTTCCGGGAATTTCCGGTTCTGA
- a CDS encoding two-partner secretion domain-containing protein — translation MARTILASVFPGISGSDHPRPLRAVLLASTLIAALPTAGLTQELPTGGSVASGSVSIGSSAPGSMQIQQGSDRAVVNWNSFSIGSGGAVNIRQPGTSSAILNRVTGDTTSQIHGSLTANGQVHIVNPNGILIGRNGQVRTGGGFVASTLDVSDDDFNRGRFSYRGNGASKGVTNLGSITVGSGGYAALIGGRVNNAGTIVAPLGRIGLGAGERVTLDLSGDGFLQVALPSEDDGDDSALIQNSGRVSADGGRIEMKAATARDAARNAINLSGVAEARSVSMQNGAIVLGGGSGGVVRVTGRVSVAAPRQPVRNPGLSSSSRPPRQTGGTIDITGQQIMLLGALLDASGDGGGGRVRIGGDFAGQGSLPHADSVSADAETRITADALTEGNGGRIVLWSDRRTGFVGNMSARGGSEGGKGGFVEVSSGGSVLYDGRTDLRAPKGSWGTLLIDPTDIFVPGTVSEDTIETALALGNYTLDTSAAGEGAGDIFIGDDSIGGGDISWTADTQFRLIANRDIVITSTISGANGRLSLEAGRDITLRGADLTTSGLTMDATTIFISGSSVTETGARGRVRTDNFIMSDGQWTQRGGTLSPFAAGNFNLTEAASFLRVRGGTGTATNPYLLTDVYGLQGMDSFVSRGEEVPPLLNSHFALANDITASGTAGWFSGFTDAAGFNPIGFDQGEGSDPFTGSLDGRGYRIIGLSVGSGNAEGGLFAYTDGATIRNLTLTGLQISASDVAGGLIALADDTTVSNVHTAGSVAMQGNDFYKTAGGLVGVMDGGRITLSSSAATVQITQSPGEGADVSAGGLAGEVYSGSVIDRSRATGNVTVTSSESGFFSGAIGGFVGYLSGTITDAYSSGDVSVVLSDGFGASAETSVGGFAGFHRIAGRDATMIRTAAHGDVTVTGGDFAVNVGGHTGTNIDGDIIDSYADGAVTSSSNMEQTVGGLVGFTSGGALTNTFSSGRVTTSGTGSRRVGGLIGGNGFAMPTTTVTASFFDRNRSGQAPNGLPGYGQAISTTTLQDTAAFLALAGSQGWNFSTVWAPGDRGVNPAIYTIDRVVFARPNNVTLQYGQAESTSTTGTTYGGPSAYVFAPTGDTLAVASVFDSLTFPSRNVGTGQFSLTTTSLTSARGESYRVVDLPATYRITPAPLTIRASDQSKAAGAGFTFTGGEFTTSRLFYTDRVGSVDLASLGAASGAGAGSYAISGSNAAGAGLSNYTITYVPGTMTVTPVAGPTGTPIPDGIPRPLDIPAFGLPNPQDTILVSDGPFASPDPASASVNATGAAVSQIILEARNSASSTLAEVNQMSSVLEIAAASCSQSDADVSRYLACLSDALDDFANKLDEISTDLPPGMENVAEIVRDARRNIDSARTRAERRLAGATTTAEREDIRRDAINEARGAIASASAQIREAITLVRADDPELARVHAATINRVAEAVDSVGIELARAVDL, via the coding sequence ATGGCTCGGACAATTCTCGCGTCAGTCTTTCCGGGAATTTCCGGTTCTGATCACCCCCGGCCGCTCCGGGCCGTGCTGCTGGCCAGCACGCTCATCGCCGCCCTGCCGACAGCCGGCCTGACGCAGGAACTGCCCACCGGCGGCTCGGTCGCCAGCGGCTCCGTCTCGATCGGTTCCAGCGCGCCGGGATCGATGCAGATCCAGCAGGGCTCGGACCGGGCGGTGGTCAACTGGAACAGCTTCTCCATCGGCAGCGGCGGCGCGGTGAATATCCGCCAGCCCGGCACCAGCAGCGCCATCCTGAACCGCGTCACCGGCGACACCACCAGCCAGATCCACGGTTCGCTGACGGCCAACGGCCAGGTCCATATCGTCAACCCGAACGGCATCCTGATCGGTCGGAACGGGCAGGTCCGCACCGGCGGCGGCTTCGTCGCCTCGACGCTGGATGTCTCGGACGATGATTTCAACCGGGGCCGCTTCAGCTATCGCGGCAACGGCGCCTCGAAGGGCGTGACCAACCTTGGCTCGATCACGGTCGGCAGTGGTGGCTATGCTGCACTGATCGGCGGGCGGGTGAACAATGCCGGCACCATCGTCGCGCCGCTTGGCCGCATCGGGCTTGGCGCGGGCGAGCGGGTAACGCTGGACCTGTCGGGCGATGGCTTCCTGCAGGTCGCCCTGCCCTCGGAAGATGACGGCGATGACAGCGCCCTGATCCAAAACTCGGGCCGGGTCTCGGCCGATGGCGGGCGTATCGAGATGAAGGCCGCGACCGCCCGCGATGCCGCGCGCAACGCCATCAACCTCTCGGGCGTGGCCGAGGCGCGCTCGGTCTCGATGCAGAACGGCGCCATCGTTCTGGGCGGCGGCAGCGGCGGGGTGGTGCGCGTCACCGGCCGCGTCAGCGTGGCCGCACCCCGCCAGCCGGTCCGCAATCCGGGGCTGAGCAGCTCCAGCCGCCCGCCCCGGCAGACCGGCGGCACCATCGACATCACCGGCCAGCAGATCATGCTGCTGGGTGCGCTGCTGGATGCCAGCGGCGATGGCGGCGGCGGTCGCGTGCGCATCGGCGGCGATTTCGCGGGCCAAGGGTCCCTGCCCCATGCCGACAGCGTCAGCGCCGATGCCGAGACCCGGATCACCGCCGATGCCCTGACCGAGGGCAATGGCGGGCGCATCGTGCTCTGGTCCGACCGGCGCACCGGCTTCGTCGGCAACATGTCTGCACGCGGCGGCAGCGAGGGCGGCAAGGGCGGCTTTGTGGAGGTCTCCAGCGGCGGATCGGTCCTCTATGACGGCCGCACCGACCTGCGCGCGCCGAAGGGCAGTTGGGGGACGCTGCTGATCGACCCCACGGATATCTTTGTCCCCGGCACAGTGAGCGAAGACACGATCGAGACAGCCCTCGCGCTGGGGAATTATACGCTGGATACCTCGGCGGCCGGCGAGGGTGCGGGCGATATTTTCATCGGCGACGACTCGATTGGCGGCGGCGACATCAGCTGGACGGCTGACACCCAGTTTCGGCTGATCGCCAACCGCGACATCGTGATTACCAGCACGATCAGCGGCGCGAACGGTCGGCTGAGCCTCGAGGCAGGCCGCGACATCACCCTGCGCGGCGCCGATCTGACCACATCGGGGCTGACGATGGATGCCACGACCATCTTCATATCCGGCTCCAGCGTGACCGAAACCGGTGCCAGGGGTCGCGTCAGAACCGACAATTTCATCATGTCCGACGGTCAATGGACCCAACGCGGCGGGACGCTGTCGCCTTTCGCGGCCGGCAACTTCAATCTGACCGAAGCGGCCAGTTTCCTGCGGGTCCGGGGTGGCACCGGCACCGCCACCAATCCCTATCTACTGACCGATGTCTACGGCCTTCAGGGGATGGATTCCTTCGTGAGCCGGGGTGAGGAAGTTCCCCCGCTGCTCAACAGCCATTTCGCATTGGCAAACGATATCACTGCCAGCGGAACGGCAGGCTGGTTCAGTGGGTTTACCGACGCGGCGGGTTTCAATCCCATCGGCTTCGACCAGGGCGAAGGCAGCGATCCGTTCACCGGCAGCCTCGATGGGCGCGGATACAGGATCATTGGCCTTTCCGTTGGCAGCGGCAATGCCGAGGGCGGGCTCTTCGCCTATACGGATGGTGCGACCATTCGCAACCTCACCCTGACTGGCCTACAGATCAGCGCCAGCGATGTCGCCGGCGGACTTATCGCACTGGCCGATGACACGACGGTCAGCAATGTCCACACCGCCGGCAGCGTCGCCATGCAAGGCAACGACTTTTACAAGACAGCCGGCGGCCTTGTCGGCGTCATGGATGGCGGCAGGATCACCCTTTCCTCATCGGCAGCAACAGTTCAGATTACCCAGAGCCCCGGTGAGGGCGCCGATGTTTCGGCTGGTGGCCTGGCCGGTGAAGTCTATTCAGGCAGCGTCATCGACCGCTCGCGCGCGACCGGTAATGTGACCGTCACATCAAGCGAGAGCGGCTTTTTTTCGGGCGCTATCGGCGGTTTTGTCGGCTATCTGAGCGGTACGATCACCGATGCCTACAGCAGTGGCGATGTCAGCGTTGTTCTCAGCGATGGGTTCGGAGCCTCGGCCGAGACCTCTGTGGGTGGCTTTGCCGGATTCCATCGCATCGCCGGCAGGGACGCCACCATGATCCGAACCGCCGCGCATGGCGATGTCACGGTCACCGGCGGCGATTTCGCGGTGAATGTCGGCGGGCATACCGGAACCAATATCGATGGCGACATCATCGACAGCTATGCTGACGGGGCGGTGACCTCGTCCTCGAACATGGAACAGACTGTCGGCGGCTTGGTCGGCTTCACCAGCGGCGGCGCGCTGACGAACACCTTTTCCAGCGGCAGGGTAACGACCAGCGGCACGGGCTCGCGCAGGGTGGGCGGGCTGATCGGCGGCAACGGTTTTGCGATGCCCACCACCACCGTCACCGCCTCGTTCTTCGACCGCAACCGCAGCGGACAGGCACCGAACGGCCTGCCGGGCTATGGCCAGGCGATCAGCACGACGACGCTTCAGGATACCGCCGCCTTCCTGGCGCTGGCCGGATCGCAGGGCTGGAATTTCAGCACGGTCTGGGCCCCGGGGGATCGCGGCGTGAACCCGGCGATCTATACCATCGACCGCGTGGTCTTTGCCCGCCCGAACAACGTGACGCTGCAATACGGTCAGGCCGAAAGCACCAGCACCACCGGCACCACCTACGGCGGCCCCTCGGCCTATGTCTTCGCGCCCACCGGCGACACGCTGGCTGTGGCATCGGTATTTGACAGCCTGACCTTCCCAAGCCGCAATGTCGGAACCGGCCAGTTCAGCCTGACCACCACCTCGCTCACCAGCGCGCGCGGCGAAAGCTACCGCGTCGTCGACCTGCCGGCGACCTACCGGATCACCCCGGCCCCGCTGACCATCCGGGCCTCGGACCAGAGCAAGGCGGCGGGCGCGGGCTTCACCTTCACCGGCGGAGAGTTCACCACCTCGCGGCTTTTCTATACTGATCGCGTCGGCAGCGTCGACCTGGCCAGCCTTGGCGCGGCATCGGGCGCCGGGGCCGGCAGCTACGCCATCAGCGGGTCGAATGCCGCAGGTGCGGGCCTGTCGAACTACACCATCACCTATGTGCCCGGTACCATGACCGTGACCCCGGTGGCAGGGCCGACGGGTACGCCGATCCCGGACGGCATTCCCCGCCCCCTCGACATCCCCGCCTTCGGCCTGCCTAATCCGCAGGACACGATCCTCGTCTCGGATGGTCCCTTCGCTTCGCCCGACCCGGCCAGCGCCTCGGTCAACGCCACCGGCGCCGCCGTCTCGCAGATCATCCTCGAGGCGCGCAACTCGGCTTCGAGCACGCTGGCCGAGGTGAACCAGATGTCCTCAGTGCTCGAGATTGCTGCCGCAAGTTGTTCGCAAAGCGATGCCGATGTCAGCCGCTACCTGGCCTGCCTGTCGGACGCGCTGGATGATTTCGCCAACAAGCTCGACGAGATCTCGACCGACCTGCCGCCCGGCATGGAGAACGTGGCCGAGATCGTCCGCGATGCCCGCCGCAACATCGACAGCGCCCGCACCCGTGCCGAGCGCCGCCTTGCCGGGGCGACCACCACCGCCGAGCGCGAGGATATCCGCCGCGATGCGATCAACGAGGCGCGGGGCGCCATCGCCAGCGCCTCGGCCCAGATACGCGAGGCGATCACGCTGGTGCGCGCCGATGACCCTGAACTGGCCCGCGTCCATGCCGCGACGATCAACCGCGTGGCCGAGGCTGTCGACAGCGTCGGCATCGAACTGGCGCGCGCCGTGGATCTTTGA
- a CDS encoding OmpA family protein: MRFKPLVSLSTLLCAMSLALPAAAQSDLSVDDLLGLWNKQKQVFHEAGTNPLGKTRGLELVTIDDPATAAAAPDAGASVSMTPAAAETAATSETAAATSATDPNRPLTAAPETVQPVVFGQLAPELQVNLQINFGFDSAALAEDEKPKMQKICEAMKQSDVQVFRIVGHTDTAGSDDYNERLSVLRANEVVRFLTEECGIDAARLEALGMGERFPFNAENTRADENRRVEFQAIS; encoded by the coding sequence ATGCGTTTCAAACCCCTCGTCTCCCTCTCGACCCTGCTTTGCGCGATGTCGCTGGCCCTGCCCGCCGCCGCGCAAAGCGATCTCTCCGTGGATGATCTGCTGGGGCTGTGGAACAAGCAGAAACAGGTCTTCCACGAGGCGGGCACGAACCCGCTTGGCAAGACCCGCGGGCTTGAACTGGTGACCATCGACGACCCCGCGACCGCAGCCGCCGCACCCGATGCCGGCGCGTCCGTGTCGATGACCCCTGCCGCTGCCGAGACGGCGGCGACCAGCGAAACCGCCGCTGCAACCTCGGCGACCGATCCGAATCGGCCCCTGACCGCCGCGCCGGAAACCGTTCAGCCGGTCGTGTTCGGGCAGTTGGCACCCGAGCTGCAGGTGAACCTGCAGATCAATTTCGGCTTTGACAGCGCGGCCTTGGCCGAGGACGAGAAGCCGAAGATGCAGAAGATCTGCGAGGCGATGAAGCAAAGCGATGTGCAGGTCTTCCGCATCGTCGGCCATACCGACACCGCCGGCAGCGACGACTATAACGAGCGTCTGTCGGTCCTGCGCGCCAACGAGGTCGTGCGCTTCCTGACCGAGGAATGCGGAATCGACGCCGCGCGGCTGGAGGCGCTTGGCATGGGCGAGCGTTTCCCCTTCAACGCCGAGAACACCCGGGCCGACGAGAATCGCCGGGTCGAGTTCCAGGCGATCAGCTAG
- a CDS encoding PP2C family protein-serine/threonine phosphatase, whose product MTGPITRQPAILPGSSPMVFRGSGLTHVGRVRENNEDAILTDPGGALWAVADGMGGYGHGDMAADMVVDRIAALADDAPPASGLRKLIEDANQMILARSAEEGIDRMGATVVAAMIQNGTATVAWVGDCRAYLWRGGHLRQLTNDHSVVQELVDGGLLRPEQRESHPQRHVVTRAVGVGTRLEVDTMTVKLILGDRLMLCSDGLTTCVSDAEIAAIMARPADPRSLCRGLALRALENGAPDNVSVVSIFALEAG is encoded by the coding sequence ATGACTGGGCCGATCACCCGCCAGCCCGCGATTCTTCCCGGCAGCTCGCCGATGGTCTTCCGCGGCAGCGGGCTGACCCATGTCGGCCGGGTCAGGGAAAACAACGAGGACGCCATCCTGACCGATCCCGGCGGCGCGCTTTGGGCGGTGGCCGACGGCATGGGCGGCTATGGCCATGGCGACATGGCGGCCGACATGGTGGTCGATCGCATCGCCGCGCTGGCCGATGACGCGCCGCCGGCGTCGGGGCTCAGGAAGCTGATCGAGGATGCGAACCAGATGATCCTGGCCCGCAGCGCCGAAGAGGGCATCGACCGGATGGGCGCGACCGTGGTGGCGGCGATGATCCAGAACGGCACGGCGACCGTGGCCTGGGTCGGCGATTGCCGCGCGTATCTGTGGCGCGGCGGGCATTTGCGGCAACTGACCAACGATCATTCGGTGGTGCAGGAACTGGTTGATGGCGGCCTCTTGCGTCCCGAGCAGCGCGAAAGCCACCCGCAGCGCCATGTCGTGACCCGCGCGGTCGGCGTCGGGACGCGCCTCGAGGTCGATACGATGACGGTGAAGCTGATCCTGGGGGACCGGCTGATGCTGTGCTCGGACGGTCTGACCACCTGCGTCAGCGATGCCGAGATCGCCGCCATCATGGCGCGGCCCGCCGATCCCCGAAGCCTGTGCCGGGGTCTGGCGCTGCGGGCGCTGGAAAACGGCGCGCCCGACAATGTCTCGGTGGTCAGCATCTTCGCGCTGGAGGCCGGCTGA